The Elaeis guineensis isolate ETL-2024a chromosome 14, EG11, whole genome shotgun sequence genomic sequence ACGATAGATCCGATTTTAGCAGCAGTTATATGATCCTGTATGGCAGCGGTTGTAGTAACTACTGCAACGACCACTACTATAAACCTACAATGACGGCGACAGTGGCAGCGGTTATAAAATCGCTGCTGTAAGCTAAGGCAACAATTTTTTGGGCTACGGCAGCAGTTCTGAATCACTACCATAGCCCTGTCCTATAGtagtgaaaaaaatgaaaagaagaaaaatattttacttttcaaaatTTCTAGAGGATTGGAGCAGATGAACAGGAAAGGGCCTTTATTTTCTCTCGATTTTCCTCTATTTTCTCAGTGTTCAGGAGTTGGATGGAGGCTTGGGGTGGCGAAATAGCAAAGCTTGGATGGTGGGGAAGCTTGGAGCGGCCGAATAGGAGACCCGAGACATTGGATAGGGTTTTGGGGCGATGAAGAATACGAAGCATGGTGGCAATAAGGAAAAGAATTTTGCTCGAAAGAGCAGGAATTAAACAAAGTTTCCATATTAAGATTATAAATAGTGCTTTAAAATGTATATGTAATTTGTCAACCAAAAATATAATGCCTTTAGGTTGGATCTGGGTGGTTAAATAGTTGGTATCTTATCAAATGATGTTGGGTTGGAATCTtcccatctattttttataaattaaaaaacatatcttgaattttattttcaaacttGTAATATCAATTTCTGACCGATTATTCATAAACTCTACttctatttattaaaatatttctgatcatttttccatcaaaaataattattttaataaattaaaaattattaaaattatgtttTTGATGAAAGTTTCCATCAGAAATATTACTGATAAATAATTTATcacaaaatcgatcataaaatttctttatatttttttaaaactttttgtaaaaaaaatttgatggattTCTGACAGAGTTGTTTCTGATAAataattcatcaaaaatttatcagAAATTTTGAGGCATATCATTTATGTTTTGTTgctttttttgtgacaaaaatatATCGGTgatccatcaaaaatttttgacggaTCATATCCGTTAGAAAAGTCTGTCAGTAAAATCCTTATTTCTAATAGTATTTTACTATGCCATTGAGAAATAATGAAGAAGGCAAGTTCACAGCATGAAGCCAATTTAGAGCCAAGCCGGATTTTTGAGGAGTCGGACCTCCCTAAGCTTCCCTACCTCCCCTGTCGAAGTGCGGCTTTCCTCCCCGCATGCCATCTGAGGACTGCACCATCCAAGCCTACCATGTGCCACGGGGAACTATGGTTTTTATCAATGAGTGGCGCATCCACAGGGACCCCGAGCTGTGGGACGACCCCTTGGCGTTCAAGCCGGAGAGGTTTATCGAGGATGGTGGAGGGGGAAATGGACTTAGATTCGTGCCATTTGGAGCaggaaggagggggtgcccaggGGAAAACCTAGGCTTG encodes the following:
- the LOC140853601 gene encoding (+)-piperitol/(+)-sesamin synthase CYP81Q2-like, producing the protein MPSEDCTIQAYHVPRGTMVFINEWRIHRDPELWDDPLAFKPERFIEDGGGGNGLRFVPFGAGRRGCPGENLGLRMVTYALGVLIQCFERDSMTEDKVGLSTVLGLTLPKDQPSSGTEVQDTRVHGRCLL